The DNA sequence AACCTCTCCGACGCGTGCGGCTGCTTCTGCCCCGGCGTCTGTGGCTGCTTTGACAGCACCGACATCGCCACGGACCATGACGGTGACATACCCGCCGCCGATCTTTTCATAGCCGATAATTTGGACATTCGCCGCTTTGACCATCGCGTCAGCCGCTTCGATGCTTCCAACCAA is a window from the Candidatus Poribacteria bacterium genome containing:
- the eutM gene encoding ethanolamine utilization microcompartment protein EutM, with the translated sequence MAGEALGLVETRGLVGSIEAADAMVKAANVQIIGYEKIGGGYVTVMVRGDVGAVKAATDAGAEAAARVGEVVSVHVIPRPHAEVESVLPVQEQSDDNTLTIDIANDEATN